TAGTGCGCTAACCGCAAGGAGGCAGCTAACCACGGTAGGGTCAGCGACTGGGGTGAAGTCGTAACAAGGTAGCCGTAGGGGAACCTGCGGCTGGATCACCTCCTTTCTAAGGAAGCCGATTTTAGCAAGGGTGGCCGTAAGGCCCGCCTGGAGTAGTCCAGGCCACGCAAAATCCGCTTTTTAGAACATAGATGGCACCAGTCAGGTGACCATCGCAACGCAATACGCCGCGTTGACTTCGGTCGATGACGGTATGGCGAGCTTTCGCCGTCCACGTTTCTCTTTCTTCAAGAAGATATCGAACCATTGAGTTCGCTGACGGGCTGTTTGCGGCTTGGGTGCTGTGCTCCATTGGGGCGCTGTCCGGCGGCGACGGACGATCGTCCTGATTTGATCGGGATGAACGCGATGGGCCCGTAGCTCAGTTGGTTAGAGCACACGCTTGATAAGCGTGGGGTCGGTAGTTCAAGTCTACCCGGGCCCACCATTTGCAATTGCAGTTTGGTTTGCTCCTGGTTTAACTGATCCTTGGTTTGCCTGATCCTGGCGGTTTGCTGTCAGGTGTTTGCGATGGTTGGGGCTGTAGCTCAGCTGGGAGAGCACCTGCTTTGCAAGCAGGGGGTCAGCGGTTCGATCCCGCTCAGCTCCACCAATTCGCTTTGGTGTTGACCTGAGGGATTTGGATATCTTCTGAAGAAAAAAGGTTTTGCATCGTCATCGACGATGCCTGTTCTGCATATATCGTGAAGAGAAGATTGATCTGGAGGCTTCCAGGTGTATCGGGTTTTGGCCCGATGCGTCCGAAGCCGGTTCCGATGATGTCGTTGAAGGTCTAGCCGACCGGACACGACGGAGGGGCCGGATGTAGGAAGGAAGCTTGTCGTTTGGGCATTGTTGTTGTTTGGAGGCTTTTGCCTTCATCTGACGGACGGTGCTTGATTGGCGTTGCCTGACCGCGCGCCACCGGATTTGATCTCGAGAAGCTGGTCTTAAGACAGACTGCAAGCGAGCTGCTCGGCGTAGCTCCAATAAAGCAGATCTGTCGAACACGTCGATGGCATCATGAATTGTCCGGGTTGTAAAAGGTAACCTGGTCTCCGGTTGAACGGCAACTGCAAGGTTGGTGTTTTGTCCGGTAGATGATGAGCATTGGCAATGAGAACGATTAAGTGTCGTAAGGGCATTTGGTGGATGCCTTGGCATGCACAGGCGATGAAGGACGTGATACGCTGCGATAAGCCGTGGGGAGCTGCGAATGAGCTTTGATCCATGGATCTCCGAATGGGGCAACCCACCTTAGATACTTGGGAAATCATTTTGGTTGTCGGACGTTTGGTCCGACGTTACGGCGAACGATCGCCGACGGCCTATCGGCCTGTATGGGTGCCTTGCTCGATGTTCGGGTTTGGCAGCAATACAGCGCGGTAGCGCGTCGCCGGTCGTCCGGCGCGCTGTCTGCAGGCCTTTGGCCGTGAGGACATGAAACCAAAGTGGTTTCCAAGTATCGTTAATAAGGTATCTTACCTTCGAATACATAGGGGTAAGAAGCGAACGCAGGGAACTGAAACATCTAAGTACCTGCAGGAAAGGACATCAACCGAGACTCCGCAAGTAGTGGCGAGCGAACGCGGACCAGGCCAGTGGCAATGAGGAATAAAGCGGAACCATCTGGAAAGTTGGGCCGTAGCGGGTGACAGCCCCGTACGCGTAGAACACTCATTGTCCTAGAGTAGGGCGGGACACGAGAAATCCTGTCTGAACATGGGGAGACCACTCTCCAAGCCTAAGTACTCGTGCATGACCGATAGCGAACAAGTACCGTGAGGGAAAGGTGAAAAGCACCCCGACAAGGGGAGTGAAATAGAACCTGAAACCGGATGCCTACAAACAGTCGGAGCCTGAAAGGGTGACGGCGTACCTTTTGTATAATGGGTCAACGACTTAGTGTAACAAGCAAGCTTAAGCCGGTAGGTGTAGGCGTAGCGAAAGCGAGTCTGAATAGGGCGATTGAGTTTGTTGCATTAGACCCGAAACCGAGTGATCTAGCCATGAGCAGGTTGAAGGTTGGGTAACACCAACTGGAGGACCGAACCCGCATCTGTTGCAATAGATTGGGATGACTTGTGGCTAGGGGTGAAAGGCCAATCAAACTCGGAAATAGCTGGTTCTCCGCGAAATCTATTTAGGTAGAGCGTCGAGCGAATACCCCCGGGGGTAGAGCACTGGATGGGCTATGGGGACTCACCGTCTTACTGATCCTAACCAAACTCCGAATACCGGGGAGTACTACTCGGCAGACACACGGCGGGTGCTAACGTCCGTCGTGAAAAGGGCAACAACCCTGACCTCCAGCTAAGGTCCCCAAGTCATGGCTAAGTGGGAAAGGATGTGAGGATCCCAAAACAACCAGGATGTTGGCTTAGAAGCAGCCATCATTTAAAGAAAGCGTAACAGCTCACTGGTCTAAATAAGGGTCTTTGCGCCGAAAATGTAACGGGGCTGAAGCCATGCACCGAAGCTGAGGATGTGTAGCAATACACGTGGTAGCGGAGCGTTCCGTAAGCCTGTGAAGGGACAGTCGTGAGACATCCTGGAGGTATCGGAAGTGCGAATGTTGACATGAGTAACGATAAAGAGGGTGAGAGACCCTCTCGCCGAAAGACCAAGGGTTCCTGCTTAAAGTTAATCTGAGCAGGGTTAGCCGGCCCCTAAGACGAGGCGGACACGCGTAGTCGATGGGAACCACGTTAATATTCGTGGGCCTGGTGGTAGTGACGGATTGCTCAACTTGTAAGGTCTTATTGGATTGATCTTGCAGGGACGCGGTTCCAGGAAACAGCTCCACCGTATAGACCGTACCCGAAACCGACACAGGTGGTCAGGTAGAGTATACCAAGGCGCTTGAGAGAACTATGTTGAAGGAACTCGGCAAATTGCACGCGTAACTTCGGAAGAAGCGTGACCCCATTTTGGGCAACCAAGGTGGGGTGGCACAGACCAGGGGGTAGCGACTGTTTATCAAAAACACAGGGCTCTGCGAAGTAGCAATACGACGTATAGGGTCTGACGCCTGCCCGGTGCTGGAAGGTTAAAGGGAGAGGTGCAAGCTTTGAACTGAAGCCCCAGTAAACGGCGGCCGTAACTATAACGGTCCTAAGGTAGCGAAATTCCTTGTCGGGTAAGTTCCGACCTGCACGAATGGCGTAACGACTTCCCCGCTGTCTCCAACATAGACTCAGTGAAATTGAATTCCCCGTGAAGATGCGGGGTTCCTGCGGTCAGACGGAAAGACCCCGTGCACCTTTACTATAGCTTTACACTGGCATTCGTGTCGGCATGTGTAGGATAGGTGGTAGGCTTTGAAGCGGGGACGCCAGTTTCCGTGGAGCCATCCTTGAAATACCACCCTTATCGACATGGATGTCTAACCGCGGTCCGTTATCCGGATCCGGGACAGTGTATGGTGGGTAGTTTGACTGGGGCGGTCGCCTCCGAAAGAGTAACGGAGGCGCGCGATGGTGGGCTCAGACCGGTCGGAAATCGGTCGTCGAGTGCAATGGCATAAGCCCGCCTGACTGCGAGACTGACAAGTCGAGCAGAGACGAAAGTCGGTCATAGTGATCCGGTGGTCCCGCGTGGAAGGGCCATCGCTCAACGGATAAAAGGTACGCCGGGGATAACAGGCTGATGACCCCCAAGAGTCCATATCGACGGGGTTGTTTGGCACCTCGATGTCGGCTCATCGCATCCTGGGGCTGGAGCAGGTCCCAAGGGTTTGGCTGTTCGCCAATTAAAGCGGTACGTGAGCTGGGTTCAGAACGTCGTGAGACAGTTCGGTCCCTATCTGCCGTGGGTGTAGGAATATTGACAGGATCTGTCCCTAGTACGAGAGGACCGGGATGGACATATCTCTGGTGGACCTGTTGTCCTGCCAAGGGCATAGCAGGGTAGCTACATATGGAAGGGATAACCGCTGAAGGCATCTAAGCGGGAAACCCACCTGAAAACGAGTGTTCCCTATCAGAGCCGTGGAAGACGACCACGTTGATAGGCCGGGTGTGGAAGTGCAGCAATGCATGAAGCTTACCGGTACTAATAGCTCGATCGGCTTGATCGTTCTCATTGACAATGCTCATCAATATGAGCCAGGACGTGTTCAAAACCAGCAAACCGGTACCAGAAGCATAAAGCTTCTCTCCAGTTCGCTCCAAATCCAGCTTCTCAATTCGTTGCGCTTCGCTGACCTGGTGGTTATGGCGGGGTGGCTGCACCCGTTCCCTTTCCGAACACGGCCGTGAAACGCCCCAGCGCCCATGGTACTTCGTCTCAAGACGCGGGAGAGTCGGTCGCCGCCAGGTCTGCTAAACGCAACATTCTAAATCTTCTCAACACAATCGGCCAAAACACCGGCCCAATAACGCGGTCCCTTCCGATCAAAAATAACGCGGGGTGGAGCAGCCCGGTAGCTCGTCAGGCTCATAACCTGAAGGCCGCAGGTTCAAATCCTGCCCCCGCAACCAAACTTTCCAGCTACTTAGCTTTGCAAAGGCGTCCTCCGGGACGCTTTTCTGCGTTCTGGGCTACGTTTTGGGCAACGCCCAAGGATTCTCGGAGCCGTCTTGTCGGCGAACGGTAAGCATGCGGTGAAGGCCGCAGATCAGGCAGCTTCGTGGGCTTGTGCGGTGGGCGAGCTCCAATTCCATGGAAGCAATTCTTCAAGCCTCGTGACCGGCATATCCGCAATGTGAGACAAGACATCAGCCAGCCAGGCCTGAGGATCGATGTCGTTGAGCTTTGCCGTCATGATCAGCGTCGCCATGAAGGCAGCACGATCTGCACCGCGATCGGAACCAGCAAAGAGCCACGATTTTCTTCCGAGAGCCATTGCCCGTTCATTCTGCCCATGTCGGTCAGGAATTGGAAGTTTATTATCGTTGGCATCCGTATTTTGGCCGCAAGGTCAACGTCCGGCGGGTAGAGCATCGAGCAACGGGCCAATTTCTCAAGGTGTTAGGTCCGTCAGGTGCCGTCGTTTCGATGGCTGCCTGGATGCTTGATCCGGTCGTTTGCGCCGGCATGACCTCGGGTGCGCCACAGGTCGATCTGCTGGCATTGTCCGAATTGAAGAGGCTGGTCACGGTCGTCGCTGCTCCGCCACACTCCAGACGCGATGATGGATTCGCACGGGAGAAAGTCGATGAAGCAGCACGCCGCGCCCGCGTTGAACTCGGGCAGACAGATGAACCTGATATTCGAACCCAGCCGGATAGACGGGATGAACGAAACGGAACGGATGAAAGTCGTTCTGACGCTTGCCCGGATTCTGATGCAGGCCGCTGGCATCAGCATAGAGGAGCTTGCCGATGACAAGCGCTGATCTCCCGGCGACCGTGCTTCAGCGCAAGGCGGTCGTATATGTACGCCAGTCCTCGCAATCCCAGGTCATGACCAATCTGGAAAGCCAGCGGCGCCAATATGATCTGGTCGACATCGCACGTAGCTACGGCTTTGTCGACATCGAGGTTATCGATGACGATCTCGGGCGATCGGCGAGTGGAACGGTAGCGCGGCCCGGCTTCGACCGTCTGGTCGCCTGGCTCTGCGCTGGCAAGGTCGGGGCTGTCCTGTGCTTCGATGCGTCGCGGCTCGCGCGCAACGGGCGCGACTGGCATCATTTGCTCGAACTGTGCGGACTTGTCGAAGCCCGTGTTATCGATCATGACGGGGTGTACAACGCTTGCCACCCCAACGATCGCCTACTCCTTGGCATGAAAGGCAGTATCAGCGAGTTCGAGTTGGGTGTGCTGCGGGCAAGGATGCTCGATGCCGCAAGGTCGAAGGCGCACCGCGGCGAACTGCGCTTGTCGGTTCCATTCGGCTATGTATGGCATCGCGAGGCAGGCCTGGGGCTTGATCCCGATATTCGTCTGCAAGAAGTGATCCGGCTTATCTACGCCCGCTTTCGCGAGCTCGGCAGCGCCCGTCAGGTGTTGTTGTCGATGCAGGCGGAGCAGATCCACTTCCCGCGGCCTGCCGACGAAGGCCGCATGACGAACTGCATCTGGCAGCCGATCCGCTACCGCAATGTGATCAGCGTTCTCAAAAATCCATTCTATGCAGGCGTTTATGTATATGGCAAAAGTGAGAAGCGCACCTCGATTGTTGAGGGGCGAGCGCGGCGGACCTACGGACATTACAAGCCGGCGGGCACTTGGGAGGTGATGATCAAGGATCATCACGAGGGTTACATCGGCTGGGATGAGTTTGAGCGCAATCAGAAGCAGTTGGCGCTCAACGCCTATGGTCGCCAGGATGGCGCAAAATCAGGCCGCGGGGGCAAGGCGCTCTTATCAAGCCTTCTGACGTGCGCCCGTTGCGGCCAACGTCTCAGTGTTTGCTATAGGGGCGGTCCGATCAGCCAGCCGGTCTACCGCTGTGATAGAGGTAACCTGGCTGGGCAGCCTCGTTGTATGACCTTCGGTGCTCCGAAGATCGACACGGCGGTGGCACGGGAGCTGTTGCGAGCGGTAGAACCCTTGGCGATCGAAGCTGCGATCGAGGCGGAGCGAATGCATCAGGAACGACAGGAAGATCGGCGCCAGATCCTCGACCTGGAACTTCAGCAGGCCCGCTACGAGGCTGGCCTTGCCGAACGGCGCTATGCTGCATGTGATCCCGACAACCGCCTGATTGCCGCTCAGTTGGAGAAGAACTGGGAGGCGGCATTGCGCCGCGTACGCGATCTGGAGATGCGCAAACCCGCGCACGACCCAACGACGATCGTCGTTGATCCCAATGCCTTTTCCAACCTCGCAGAGAACCTGTCGGCAGCCTGGAATGCTCCCGATGTAACCATGCGCGCACGCCAGCAGCTTCTCCGAACGTTGATCGCGGACATTATCGTCGATGTTGACGATGCTGTCCGTGACGTTGTCCTCACCATTCATTGGAAAGGTGGTCAGCATTCGGAGTTGCGTGTTCGTAAGCCACAGTCTGGCGAACACGGCAGCGCGACAGCCGAAGATGCACTGGAAGTCATACGCGGCATGGCTGGCCGCTGGTCAGACGAGCATATCGCCGCCACACTCAACCGAATGGGCTTTCCCACCGGCCAGGGAAAGACATGGACAGCCCATCGGGTCCGTTCTGTTCGTTACGTGCGTGGCATCGATGCCTACCGTTCAGCCGATAAAAATGGCGAATGGCTCACGCAAGCAGAGGTCGCCAAAGCGTTGGGCGTCTCAAGCTATCTGGTACGACGCCTTGTTTCCACAGGCGTTCTTCCTGCGGTCCAGGTTGTTCCGCGAGCGCCCTATCAAATCCGGGCCGCCGATTTGACGTCCGAGCCGGTCAAAGCGGCGATTGCCCGGAAAGGTCGCCCGTTGCGCGATGTGGACGCGGACACGCTTCCAATGTTTACATACACTTAACGAAGGGGTGCATAATGAAACACGTCTCGCGAAGCCGCGCAGGGCTCGTTCAGCCGCATTATTGGTCAGGCAAATCCTGCCGTCGCTGAGGAAGGATGTGAAGCCGTCCCAGCGCTTGAGCATGTAATCGATCGGCTCGGTGACAGGTGAGCTGCGCGATAGTTTTGCCCGCTCGACTCGCAGCCAAGCCTCAAGCTCGTCGATGAGGGGGCGGCTGTCCTTGTGACGTCGCTGCGAGCGTTCGTTGACGGAAAGTCCGTTGATGTCGCGCTCGATATCAAACAGTGCATCGATCCGCCTCACAGCCTCAAGCGCCACTGGCGAGATCGGCGTCGCATTTTTTCCGCGCTTGGCGTTCGTGGCAATGTCAGCCAGCACGAAGAACTTGCGGCGCGAGTGAGCCCAGCAAAGCGCCTGCGTCAATGGACCGGAAGCACGCTCCGACTTGAAGAGCGGGTTGTAGCCGCCATAGGCATCCGCTTGCAGAATGCCGGTGAAGGTCTTGAGATGACGCTCGGGATGTTCCTGCCGGCGATCTCGCGACGCATAGTAGAGGGCGGCCGGCGGCGACGTTCCGCCGAATGGCCGGTCATCTCTGACGTAGGTCCATATGCGTCCGGTATCAGTCTTGCCTTTTGCCAGGATCGGCACCGTGGTGTCGTCACCATGCAGCCGCTCGGCGGAAAGTACGTGCGCTTCGATCAATCGGTGCAAGGGCTTCAAGATCGCGGCGCAGGCACCGACCTGGTCGGCGAGTGTCGAAAGGCTGAGGTCGATGCCTTCTCGGGCATAACGTTCGCTCTGCCGGTTTAGCGGCTGATGCTGTCCGAACTTCTCAAACAGTATCATCGCCAAGAGGTTTGGTCCGGCAAAGCCGCGCGGCGTCACGTGGAAAGGAGCCGGCGGCTGGGCAATCTTCTCGCATTCGCGGCAAGAGAATTTCTCCCGCACGGTTTGGATGACCTTCCACTGGCGTGGGATCACTTCCAGTGTCTCGGTGATGTCCTCACCCAGGTTTGACAATTTGGCCGAGCCGCAGCAGGGGCAGCTTTGAGGAGCGGCAATCACAACGCGCTCGCGCGGCAGATGCTCAGGAAACGGTTTGCGCGATGGACGCTTGCGCTCGAAGGTTTTGACTGTCGATGATCGTGCCGCAATCTCCGCGGCCAGTTCGTCCTGGCTAGCGTCGGCTTCCAGTTCCTCGAGCTGCAATTCCATCTGTTCGAGAAGGCGGGCCTTTCGCTCCGAGCGGCTGCCATGGATGTCGCGCTTGAGCTTCTCAATCTCCAGCCTCAATCTGGCAATGAGCGCATCGGAATGAGAGTTCACTGCCTGGGCTCGGGCAGCAACGGCCTCGGCTTCACGACGGGCGGCACGCTCGGCGAGGATCATCGCATGAGCGCTGGCAAGGTCGTCGGGAAGCTGATCGGCCGCATCGGTCATGACGAGAGGGAATCATATTCGTGCCCGCCTTTCCAGCCATTTCCGCTACCCAGCCGAGCTTGGACGCCAGGTTTTTTGCGGCATTCGCCAATCGATCCCTTCGAGTAGATAGCCAAGTTGCGCAGGCGTGATCACCACAGTGCCGTCGGCCGCTGACGGCCATATGAAGCGGCCGCGCTCCAGCTTCTTCGTGAACAGGCAGGCACCTTGGCCGTCGTGCCAGATCACCTTGATGAGCCCGCCCCGACGCCCGCGGAAGCAGAACAGGTGGCCTCTATGCGGATCCCCCTTTAGCGTCTCCTGCACCATCAACGACAAACCAGGGAAGCCTTTTCGCATATCTGTGTGTCCGGTCGCCAGCCAGACCTTCACGCCGCTTGGAACCGGGATCATCGCCGGTCTACGATATCGACGATCCGAGCGAGCGCTTCAGTATCAACATCGCTCTCCACACGAATGCGCCGCCCCCGACTAAGCTCAATTGTCACAACGCTTATCTTCTTGCGCGATCGAGGTGGCAGTGTTGTCTCCACCGGATCAGGCGCAGGCAAGGCCGCGACTTCTACGGGAATAAACTGCCGCGCTGGCGGCGGTGAGGCCTGGCAGAGTTCTTTGCGCCACCGGAACAACTGACCCGCATGGATGCCTGCCGACCGGGCAATCTCGGATACGCTGGCATTCGGCTCGAGGCAGGCCGCAACCAGCCGCTCCTTTTCTGCGCGAGACCAGCGACGACGGCGCTCCACAGACGTGATCACTTCGATTTGCTGCATTGTCATAGGACTATCCCTAGTGCTTGCACTAGGACATCCAACGTTCCGCCTCACATCACAAGACGGCCCTCACCGTGGGGATACGGCGAACGTCGTGCGGATCGGTTTGCCTCGGATGACACCCCGAAGGCTCATCGACCTCATAAGCCGAGCGACCGTACAGCGGGCTATATCGAAGCCTTCACGCTTCAATTGCCGCCAGACCTTGCGAACGCCATAGACGCGGAAGTTCGCCTCGAATACGCGGCGCATCTCGACCTTCATCGCCATGTCGTTGCGAGCGCGAGCCGACACGCGATCCATGTCCATGCGTTTGGCGAGGGTCTCGTAATAGGTGGACGTGGCAATCGGCAGCAGTTTGCAGATCGGCTCGACCCCGGGCACCGAACGGTGTTCATCGATGAAGGAGATCATCGCTTCAGTGGGCGTCGGGCTCCGCCTGGGCGAAATATGCAGACGCTTTGCGCAGTATCGTAAGCGCTTACCTGATCCCCTTCTATTCGGAATAGGCTGAAGATGTCAGAAGATCCTCTGTTTGTTTGGAGGTGACTGGATGTCGAGAGACAGCAAAATGGACGTCCATTTGGACGTCTCGAACGCTGGTTATGTCGGACGGATGGACGTGATCGAGGGGCCGACCGGCCGTCGCCGACGTACGGATGCAGAGAAGATGAGGATTGCGGCGGAGAGCTTGGTTGCGGGTGCACGTGTTTCGGAAGTTGCCCGTCGCTATGGCGTAACCCGCTGGCAGATTTATGATTGGCGCAAGCACCTGCAGGATGGCCGTCTTGCGGTGGATGGGCGTTCAACCTCGGCGCCTGCCTTTGCGACATTGATGGTTGATGAACCTCCTACAGGCAGGGTTATTGTTGATGTCGTTGTCGGAGACGTCATTGTCCGCGCTGGTCGAGACGCTGAGGAAGCTCATCTGGCACGCGTCATCCGGGCCGCGCGGATGGCACGATGATTGCGGGCGGAGATGCTCTTCGGGTTTACGTGGCGACGCGGCCGATCGACTTTCGTAAGGGGCACGATGGTTTGGCAGCGCTGGTGCAACCAATATTCGGACTGGATCCTTTCAGTGGCGCAGCGTTTATATTCCGCTCGAAGCGGGCCGACAGGCTCAAGATCCTGGTCTGGGATAAGACCGGTCTGGTGCTGATCCATAAGCGGTTGGAGGGGACCAAATTCGTCTGGCCACAGGTCCGTGACGGCGTGATGCGGATGTCGCCGGTTCAGTTCGCAGCCCTGTTCGAGGGGCTCGATTGGCGGCTCGTACGGTCCGAGCGACAGCGACGTCCGCAGCTAGCCGGATAAGTGCGGCGGATTGAATCAGCACCGTGTTCGATGTGGTAAGCCATTCGAAAATATGATTAAAATTGCGCATGAGCCAAGCGTCACTGTCCGAAGAAAACGCTGCCTTGAAGGCGCTTTTAGCGCAGACGCAGGCTGCTCTTGTCGAGCATCAGGTGGCGTTGGCCCAGTCAGAGGAAGCACGGCGGCGACTGGAAGCCATCGTCAGCGATCTGCGGCGCGACAAGTTCGGCGCGAAATCGGAAAAGCTGAGCCCGGAGCAGTTCAATCTACCTCTTGAAGATATCGAGATCGCGCAAGGCATTCTCGATGCCGCCCAGGAAAGGGCCGAAGCCGTCATTAAGGGCAAACGGCAAGAGCCAAACGGGCCGCGCCGCAATCGCGGCCATTTGCCAGCGCATCTGCCGCGCGTGGAGCAGGTCATCGAGCCCGAGAGTACGATGTGCCCCTGCGGCTGCGGACAGATGGCCAGGATCGGCGAAGATACCTCCGAACGCCTCGACAGGGTTCCCGCCCAATTGCGCGTCCTGGTGACGCGACGGCCGAAATATGCTTGCCGGCGCTGTTCGGGCGCAGTTGTCCAGGCGCATGCGCCCGAACGTGTCGTTCCAAGCGGTCTTCCCACCGAGGCGTTGATTGCCCAGATCATCGTCGCAAAGTTTGGCGACCATCTGCCCTTTTATCGGCAGGCCGAAATCTTCAAGCGTCAGGGCATCCTCATCGACCGGGCAAGCCTTGGGAATTGGGCCGGCCGCGGTTGCTTCCACCTCCAGCCGATCGGCGAGCACATGGGCAACCATCTGGCCTCGGCCGATCGCTTGTTCATGGATGAGACGACCGCGCCTGTTCTCGATCCCGGACGACGACAGACGAAGAAGGGATACTTTTGGGCGATCGCCTCCGATGATCGCGGCCATGGCGGTGCGGATCCACCTATCGTCCTGTTCAAATATGCCCCTGGGCGAAGCGGCAGTTTCGCGGAAGAGTTCCTGACCGGCTTTCGTGGGCGTCTGCTGCAATGCGACGGATATGACGGTTACGATCGGCTCACCCATATCCAGCGGCCTGAGGGTCCGTGGGTGCTCGTGCATTGCTGGAGCCATTTGCGTCGGCGCTTCGTCAAGCAGATGCGCAATACGAAATCGCCAATTGCCGAAACCGCCGTCCGCCAGATTGCAGCACTCTACGCTGTCGAAGCGACCGTCCGGGGCGCTCCGCCGGAGATCAGGCTTGCCACGCGCCGGCAACAGTCAGCGCCGATCATCGAAGCGCTCAAGCCCTGGTTCGAAAAGCAATTATCGATGATCTCTTCAGGCTCCCAGCTTGCCGTCGACATCCGCTATGCACTCAGCCACTGGGATGGCCTAACCAGCTTCCTTGACGACGGCCGTCTCGAGCTGGACACCAACCCAGTCGAAAACGCGATCAGACCTGTGGCTCTGACGAGAAAAAAATGCGCTATTTGCGGGTCACGAAGTCGGCGCGGAAAACTGGGCTCTTCTGGCTTCCATCGTCGCCACCTGCAAGCTCAACGACGTTGACCCCGTCGCCTATATCGACGAAACCCTGACAGCCATCATCAACGGTCATCCCAAGAGCCGCATTGAAGAACTCATGCCCTGGCAATTCCGCAAGATATCAAGCCAAATTCTATAGGGTCGCGGCGGAGCGCTTACGCAGTATCTCGTTGGTCTGACAAAGCTCGCAGTTCTCAAGAGCCTTCATCTTCTCGGTCACTTCGCTTGGGAGCCCAAGCCGGGAACCATCGTCCACTTCGGCCTTCTTCACCTATTCATTGAGCGTCTGCGCCGTGCAGCCGATCTTGGCAGCGATCGAGCAAACCGTTGCCCATCGCGAGGAATATTCGCCTTGGTGATCCAAAACCATCCGAACTGCTCGGGCGCGGACTTCTGGTGAAAATTTGTTTGTTGTCTTGCTCATATCGGCTCCACTTTCTCAGGAGTTGGAGCCTCCGGCAAAACCCGGCGCGGTTCAGACCGTGGGGGAGGTGCGGGGCATTCAGCAGAAGAACCTGGGCAATGGGCATGGCCTCAGCGACGCGGAATACGAGATTCTCGTGGATGTGGCCCTCGGCCTGACGGACAAGGCGATCGCCCAGCGCAAAAAGCTGTCCCTGCGCAGCGTCCAGAACCGTCTGCAGCAGCTTTATGAAAAACTGGATATCTATGAAATTCCCGGGTGACGGACCGGCAGGCAGGTACAATCTGCGCATGCGGGCGGTGGCGGTCGCCCTGCTGCGCAAGGTGCTGAACGCCAGCGCGCTCGAAAGGGCGGAGCGCGAATTGCGAAATTCCGACCGGAGCGCCGCTTCGTCGCGGGGGCATCCAGTCAACTCAGACAGTCTGACTGCTATTACCCGGAGGCTTCGGTTTCGCCGCCATTTGCACAATCGTTCAATATCTGCGGACCAAAACATGGAATGAACACGGTTGTTCACTCCAAGGAGATGCAAGTGGTAGCGGTCGTGAATTTTGAACAGAGCTGCAAGGGGTTACCGAGCATTGGTCGCCCAGGGTCGTTGCGCAAGTAAACGATCAATATGTCAAGGTTGCAAAGGTTCTTGGGCAGATCGCCTGGCATAAGCATGACAACGAGGACGAACTGTTCCTCGTCATTAGTGGTCAGCTCAAAATTGAGTTCGAAGGGGGCAAGGAGACGGTCCTCAATCCCGGTGAGATGTGTGTTGTTCCGCGCGGTGTGCTCCACAATCCGATGGCCGAGGAGGAATGTTCGATTGTGTTGATCGAAACAGTCACGACCAAGCACACCGGAGATATCGAAACCCCGTTGACGAAGTCGATCGAAAGCCAGATCAGCGGCCGAACCGGCGCCTCGACCCTACCCGAACGGCATTGAAGTCAGTATCCGGGCCGACCGGCCGATGCC
Above is a window of Rhizobium etli 8C-3 DNA encoding:
- a CDS encoding recombinase family protein; its protein translation is MTSADLPATVLQRKAVVYVRQSSQSQVMTNLESQRRQYDLVDIARSYGFVDIEVIDDDLGRSASGTVARPGFDRLVAWLCAGKVGAVLCFDASRLARNGRDWHHLLELCGLVEARVIDHDGVYNACHPNDRLLLGMKGSISEFELGVLRARMLDAARSKAHRGELRLSVPFGYVWHREAGLGLDPDIRLQEVIRLIYARFRELGSARQVLLSMQAEQIHFPRPADEGRMTNCIWQPIRYRNVISVLKNPFYAGVYVYGKSEKRTSIVEGRARRTYGHYKPAGTWEVMIKDHHEGYIGWDEFERNQKQLALNAYGRQDGAKSGRGGKALLSSLLTCARCGQRLSVCYRGGPISQPVYRCDRGNLAGQPRCMTFGAPKIDTAVARELLRAVEPLAIEAAIEAERMHQERQEDRRQILDLELQQARYEAGLAERRYAACDPDNRLIAAQLEKNWEAALRRVRDLEMRKPAHDPTTIVVDPNAFSNLAENLSAAWNAPDVTMRARQQLLRTLIADIIVDVDDAVRDVVLTIHWKGGQHSELRVRKPQSGEHGSATAEDALEVIRGMAGRWSDEHIAATLNRMGFPTGQGKTWTAHRVRSVRYVRGIDAYRSADKNGEWLTQAEVAKALGVSSYLVRRLVSTGVLPAVQVVPRAPYQIRAADLTSEPVKAAIARKGRPLRDVDADTLPMFTYT
- a CDS encoding cupin domain-containing protein, with the translated sequence MQGVTEHWSPRVVAQVNDQYVKVAKVLGQIAWHKHDNEDELFLVISGQLKIEFEGGKETVLNPGEMCVVPRGVLHNPMAEEECSIVLIETVTTKHTGDIETPLTKSIESQISGRTGASTLPERH
- a CDS encoding transposase, with the protein product MDVHLDVSNAGYVGRMDVIEGPTGRRRRTDAEKMRIAAESLVAGARVSEVARRYGVTRWQIYDWRKHLQDGRLAVDGRSTSAPAFATLMVDEPPTGRVIVDVVVGDVIVRAGRDAEEAHLARVIRAARMAR
- the tnpA gene encoding IS66-like element accessory protein TnpA, which gives rise to MTMQQIEVITSVERRRRWSRAEKERLVAACLEPNASVSEIARSAGIHAGQLFRWRKELCQASPPPARQFIPVEVAALPAPDPVETTLPPRSRKKISVVTIELSRGRRIRVESDVDTEALARIVDIVDRR
- the tnpB gene encoding IS66 family insertion sequence element accessory protein TnpB (TnpB, as the term is used for proteins encoded by IS66 family insertion elements, is considered an accessory protein, since TnpC, encoded by a neighboring gene, is a DDE family transposase.), whose protein sequence is MIAGGDALRVYVATRPIDFRKGHDGLAALVQPIFGLDPFSGAAFIFRSKRADRLKILVWDKTGLVLIHKRLEGTKFVWPQVRDGVMRMSPVQFAALFEGLDWRLVRSERQRRPQLAG
- the tnpB gene encoding IS66 family insertion sequence element accessory protein TnpB (TnpB, as the term is used for proteins encoded by IS66 family insertion elements, is considered an accessory protein, since TnpC, encoded by a neighboring gene, is a DDE family transposase.), which produces MKVWLATGHTDMRKGFPGLSLMVQETLKGDPHRGHLFCFRGRRGGLIKVIWHDGQGACLFTKKLERGRFIWPSAADGTVVITPAQLGYLLEGIDWRMPQKTWRPSSAG